A genomic segment from Acidobacteriota bacterium encodes:
- a CDS encoding undecaprenyl-diphosphate phosphatase, translating into MTIVQAIVLGLVQGLTEFIPVSSTGHLRVIPDLLGWGDPGAAASAVIQLGTLLAVLIYFFRDIVNLTTAFFRGIVSRKPLADQESRLAWLIILGTIPIGIFGLTFKDFIETRARNLWIVAFALIAIAILLMIAEAYARRRESKEMEEITVMDTVIIGFGQALALIPGMSRSGSTIMTGLFRKLNHRAAARFSFLLSIPAIGASGVFELLAEWDHLADLGWVPMFVAIFFAFLSGWASIWFLLRFLEKHTTHVFAWYRIALGLLIMGLLLAGTVQPY; encoded by the coding sequence TTGACGATCGTCCAGGCAATCGTACTCGGTCTCGTTCAGGGCCTCACCGAATTCATACCCGTCAGTTCCACGGGGCATCTGAGGGTGATCCCCGACCTTCTCGGCTGGGGTGACCCCGGCGCGGCCGCCTCGGCCGTCATCCAGCTCGGCACGCTCCTGGCCGTTCTGATCTACTTTTTCAGGGATATCGTGAACCTGACAACCGCCTTCTTCCGGGGAATCGTTTCCCGGAAACCGCTTGCAGACCAGGAGTCGCGTCTGGCGTGGCTGATCATCCTGGGGACCATCCCCATCGGAATTTTCGGGCTGACGTTCAAGGACTTCATCGAAACCCGAGCGCGCAATCTCTGGATCGTGGCTTTCGCTCTGATCGCGATCGCGATTCTCCTGATGATCGCCGAGGCCTATGCAAGGAGGCGGGAATCGAAAGAGATGGAGGAGATCACCGTCATGGATACGGTGATCATCGGTTTCGGGCAGGCGCTCGCGCTGATTCCCGGCATGTCACGATCCGGTTCGACGATCATGACGGGCTTGTTTCGAAAGCTGAACCACCGGGCAGCCGCGCGCTTCTCCTTTCTCCTCAGCATCCCCGCGATCGGAGCGAGCGGGGTTTTCGAGCTCCTTGCGGAATGGGATCATCTGGCAGATCTCGGATGGGTGCCGATGTTCGTGGCGATCTTCTTCGCGTTTCTGTCGGGCTGGGCGTCGATCTGGTTCCTTCTCCGCTTTCTCGAAAAGCACACGACGCACGTATTCGCCTGGTACCGGATCGCACTGGGGCTGCTCATCATGGGATTGCTGCTCGCCGGTACGGTCCAGCCGTACTGA
- a CDS encoding FAD-binding oxidoreductase, whose amino-acid sequence MTNWNGDAERLSSDLREAVRGEVRFDHGARAMYSTDASNYRQVPIGLVVPRDEDDVVATLRIARDHGAPILARGGGTSLAGQCCNVAVVIDTSKYMNRILELDPVRRIARVEPGVVLDRLRDAAEVHGLTFGPDPATHSRCTLGGMIGNNSCGVHSIMSGKTDANIESMRVLTADGVEMVVGPTSEDDLASIIAAGGRRGQIYSELRSIRDRYGDLIRKKFPPIPRNVSGFNLEQLLPEHGFNVARSLVGTEGTCVFVLEAAARLVPSPPYRSLVVLGFDDVYVAADMVPAVMKGAPIGLEGIDDNLIRDMRKKNLYPEAADLLPEGRGWLLVEHGADSSEELGERVAEFVAMMQRKRKNRPSIRIFDDPQLARLVWKTRESALGATAVVPGQPHAWEGWEDAAVRPDRLGSYLRELRSLMNEYGYRSNLYGHFGDGCVHTRINFDLESNEGIAFFREFVERAAHLVVRHGGSLSGEHGDGQARAELLPIMFGDELIEAFREFKRAWDPEGRMNPGKVVDPYPIDSNLRLGAQWQPMRTDTAFAYEQDEGSFTNAMIRCVGVGECRRTEGGTMCPSYMVTREEKHSTRGRARLLFEMIDGSVLDRGWKSDEVREALDLCLSCKACKSECPVGVDMATYKSEFLHHYYKGRARPRAAYTMGLIPEWARLGSRYPGLTNAMTSLAGSFGKRLAGISQGRELPRFAPKSLQRMHRAREPRVSDGKRVILWADTFTDCFNPEIGSSAIASLEALGFRVDLSPEGLCCGRPFYDFGFLHFAKKKLANILDRLEPEIDARTPIVGLEPGCTSVFRDELLNLFPDDPRAKALSTQFITFQELVRQPLLSAELPSMAPVDAIVQSHCHRKALSTSTVDDDVLTSIGVRRLNGDIGCCGMAGAFGFEAHKFDVSVAIANRELLPAIRSAPREAIVVADGFSCREQVRQLSGSKPFHTAQLVEQALTGRVSDRDDQPASQARRAGVIVAVAAGLFAVWLIRRKRRRGRKRS is encoded by the coding sequence ATGACGAATTGGAACGGTGATGCCGAGCGCCTCTCGAGCGATCTTCGCGAAGCGGTTCGCGGAGAAGTCCGATTCGATCACGGTGCCCGGGCAATGTACTCCACCGATGCGTCGAACTACCGTCAGGTCCCCATCGGTCTCGTCGTTCCGCGGGATGAAGACGACGTCGTCGCCACTCTGAGGATCGCGCGCGATCACGGTGCACCGATTCTCGCGCGAGGTGGCGGCACCTCCCTCGCCGGGCAGTGCTGCAACGTCGCGGTCGTCATCGACACCTCGAAGTACATGAACCGCATCCTGGAGCTCGATCCCGTCCGGCGGATCGCCCGAGTCGAGCCGGGCGTCGTCCTCGACCGGCTCCGTGACGCCGCCGAAGTGCACGGGCTCACATTCGGTCCCGACCCGGCGACTCACAGCCGCTGCACCCTCGGTGGAATGATCGGCAACAACTCCTGCGGCGTTCATTCGATCATGTCCGGCAAGACCGATGCGAACATCGAATCGATGCGGGTTCTGACCGCCGACGGGGTCGAAATGGTCGTCGGGCCCACCTCCGAGGACGACCTCGCATCGATCATCGCTGCCGGAGGCCGGCGCGGTCAGATCTACTCCGAGCTCCGCTCCATCCGGGACCGCTACGGCGACCTGATCAGAAAGAAGTTTCCGCCCATTCCCCGAAACGTCTCCGGATTCAACCTCGAGCAACTCCTTCCGGAGCACGGCTTCAATGTCGCCCGATCGCTCGTCGGTACGGAAGGGACGTGCGTCTTCGTGCTCGAGGCCGCCGCGAGGCTCGTTCCAAGCCCGCCTTACCGCTCTCTGGTGGTCCTCGGCTTCGACGACGTCTACGTTGCTGCGGACATGGTCCCCGCGGTCATGAAAGGCGCACCGATCGGACTCGAGGGAATCGACGACAACCTCATTCGCGACATGCGGAAGAAGAACCTCTACCCGGAAGCCGCCGATCTTCTCCCGGAGGGTCGAGGATGGCTGCTCGTCGAGCACGGAGCCGACTCCTCTGAGGAGCTCGGCGAGCGCGTCGCGGAGTTCGTCGCGATGATGCAGCGGAAACGGAAGAACCGCCCCTCCATCAGAATCTTCGACGATCCCCAGCTGGCCCGCCTCGTCTGGAAGACTCGCGAATCGGCGCTCGGAGCCACCGCCGTCGTTCCGGGCCAGCCGCACGCATGGGAAGGGTGGGAGGACGCCGCCGTCCGGCCCGATCGCCTCGGCTCCTACCTCCGCGAGCTTCGCAGTCTGATGAACGAGTACGGATACCGCTCGAATCTCTATGGCCACTTCGGTGACGGCTGCGTGCACACGCGGATCAACTTCGACCTGGAATCGAACGAGGGGATCGCCTTTTTCCGCGAGTTCGTCGAACGGGCCGCACATCTGGTCGTGAGACATGGCGGATCGCTCTCGGGTGAGCATGGTGATGGCCAGGCGCGGGCGGAGCTCCTTCCGATCATGTTCGGCGACGAGCTGATCGAGGCGTTTCGCGAGTTCAAACGAGCCTGGGACCCGGAGGGGCGGATGAATCCGGGGAAGGTCGTCGATCCCTATCCGATCGATTCCAACCTCCGTCTCGGAGCGCAGTGGCAGCCGATGCGAACCGACACCGCTTTCGCCTACGAACAGGACGAAGGCAGCTTCACCAACGCGATGATCCGCTGCGTCGGCGTCGGTGAGTGCCGGCGCACCGAGGGGGGAACGATGTGCCCCAGCTACATGGTGACGCGTGAAGAGAAGCACTCGACCCGCGGCCGTGCACGCCTTCTCTTCGAGATGATAGACGGCAGCGTTCTCGACCGGGGATGGAAATCCGACGAGGTTCGCGAGGCGCTCGATCTCTGTCTCTCCTGCAAGGCGTGCAAATCGGAATGCCCGGTCGGTGTCGACATGGCCACCTACAAATCGGAGTTCCTGCATCACTACTACAAAGGGAGAGCGAGACCCCGCGCTGCGTACACCATGGGTCTGATCCCGGAGTGGGCCAGGCTCGGCTCCCGCTATCCCGGGCTGACGAACGCGATGACAAGTCTCGCCGGCAGCTTCGGTAAGCGGCTTGCCGGCATCTCGCAGGGGCGTGAATTGCCCCGATTCGCCCCGAAATCGCTGCAGCGCATGCACCGGGCGCGGGAACCCCGGGTGAGTGACGGCAAACGCGTCATCCTCTGGGCCGATACCTTCACCGATTGCTTCAATCCCGAAATCGGGAGCTCTGCCATCGCTTCCCTCGAAGCACTCGGATTCCGTGTCGATCTCTCCCCGGAAGGACTCTGCTGCGGACGCCCCTTCTACGATTTCGGCTTTCTGCACTTCGCGAAAAAGAAGCTCGCGAACATTCTGGATCGCCTCGAGCCGGAGATCGATGCACGAACGCCCATCGTCGGTCTCGAGCCGGGCTGCACGTCGGTTTTCCGCGACGAGCTCCTGAATCTTTTTCCGGACGATCCGCGAGCCAAGGCGCTGTCCACCCAGTTCATCACGTTTCAGGAGCTCGTCCGGCAGCCGCTGCTCTCGGCCGAGCTCCCGTCGATGGCCCCCGTCGACGCGATCGTTCAGTCACATTGCCATCGGAAAGCACTCTCGACATCGACGGTCGACGACGACGTTCTCACTTCCATCGGTGTTCGCCGTCTGAACGGCGACATCGGCTGTTGCGGAATGGCGGGAGCGTTCGGATTCGAAGCTCACAAGTTCGATGTTTCAGTGGCAATCGCGAACCGGGAGCTTCTGCCAGCGATCCGTTCCGCTCCCCGGGAGGCCATCGTCGTCGCCGACGGCTTCTCCTGCAGGGAACAGGTTCGCCAGCTCTCCGGCAGCAAGCCCTTTCACACCGCTCAGCTCGTCGAGCAGGCGCTGACGGGACGCGTATCCGATCGAGATGATCAACCCGCTTCTCAGGCTCGCCGCGCCGGCGTGATCGTGGCGGTGGCAGCCGGACTGTTCGCAGTCTGGCTGATTCGACGAAAACGGCGCCGAGGCAGGAAGCGATCGTGA